The following are encoded together in the Pseudomonas maumuensis genome:
- a CDS encoding sulfite exporter TauE/SafE family protein: MEFVLYLLLGACAGVLAGLFGVGGGIIIVPVLVFSFTLQGFDPSVLTHLAVGTSLATIVFTSINAVREHQRKGAVQWPIFAWMTVGILLGALVGAKTASLIQGPMLQKIIGVFALVIAAQMALDLKPKASRGIPGKPGLTAAGGVIGWASAIFGIGGGSLTVPFLTWRSLPMQQAVATSSACGLPIALASALGFMWLGWHEEHLPAHSLGYVYLPALVGIAATSMFFARYGARLAHKLSPRVLKRLFAALLFCVGLSFLI, from the coding sequence ATGGAATTCGTACTCTATCTGCTGTTGGGCGCTTGCGCCGGCGTGCTGGCCGGGCTGTTCGGCGTCGGCGGCGGCATCATCATCGTGCCGGTGCTGGTGTTCAGCTTCACCTTGCAGGGCTTCGATCCTTCGGTGCTGACCCACCTGGCGGTCGGCACTTCGCTGGCGACCATCGTCTTCACCTCGATCAATGCCGTGCGCGAGCACCAGCGCAAGGGCGCGGTGCAATGGCCGATCTTCGCCTGGATGACCGTGGGCATCCTGCTCGGCGCGCTGGTCGGGGCCAAGACCGCCTCGCTGATACAGGGCCCGATGCTGCAGAAGATCATCGGCGTGTTCGCCCTGGTGATCGCCGCGCAGATGGCCCTGGACCTCAAGCCCAAGGCCAGCCGCGGCATTCCCGGCAAGCCCGGATTGACCGCCGCCGGCGGTGTGATCGGCTGGGCCTCGGCCATTTTCGGGATCGGCGGCGGATCACTGACCGTACCGTTCCTCACCTGGCGCAGCCTGCCCATGCAGCAGGCAGTGGCGACTTCGTCGGCCTGCGGCCTGCCGATCGCCCTGGCCAGTGCCCTGGGCTTCATGTGGCTGGGTTGGCACGAGGAACACCTGCCGGCCCACAGCCTGGGCTACGTCTATCTTCCGGCGCTGGTCGGCATCGCCGCCACCAGCATGTTCTTCGCCCGCTACGGCGCGCGCCTGGCGCACAAACTGTCGCCGCGCGTGCTCAAGCGCCTGTTCGCCGCGCTGCTGTTCTGCGTCGGACTCAGCTTCCTTATCTGA
- the lgt gene encoding prolipoprotein diacylglyceryl transferase, with protein sequence MLPYPQIDPVAVALGPLKIHWYGLMYLIGIGGAWLLASRRLNRFDPTWSREKLSDLVFWLSMGVIVGGRLGYVLFYDLHQYLANPTLIFEVWKGGMSFHGGFIGVMLAALWFGKRNNKSFFELMDFVAPLVPIGLGAGRIGNFINAELWGKATDVPWAMVFPPFSDPAQLPRHPSQLYQFALEGVALFAILWLYSRKPRPTMAVSGMFALFYGIFRFIVEFVRVPDAQLGYIAFGWLTMGQLLCVPMILGGIFLIWWAYNRKPSAKATV encoded by the coding sequence ATGCTGCCTTACCCGCAGATCGACCCGGTGGCCGTGGCCCTCGGTCCACTGAAAATCCACTGGTACGGCCTGATGTACCTGATCGGCATCGGCGGCGCCTGGCTGCTGGCTTCGCGCCGGTTGAACCGCTTCGATCCCACCTGGAGCCGCGAGAAGCTTTCCGACCTGGTGTTCTGGCTATCGATGGGCGTGATCGTCGGCGGGCGCCTGGGTTATGTGCTGTTCTACGACCTGCACCAGTACCTGGCCAACCCGACGCTGATCTTCGAGGTGTGGAAGGGCGGCATGTCGTTCCACGGCGGTTTCATCGGTGTGATGCTCGCCGCGCTGTGGTTCGGCAAGCGCAACAACAAGTCGTTCTTCGAGCTGATGGACTTCGTCGCGCCGCTGGTGCCGATCGGCCTTGGCGCCGGGCGTATCGGCAACTTCATCAACGCCGAACTGTGGGGCAAGGCCACCGACGTGCCATGGGCCATGGTCTTCCCGCCGTTCAGCGACCCGGCTCAGTTGCCGCGTCACCCGTCGCAGCTGTACCAGTTTGCCCTCGAAGGTGTGGCATTATTCGCCATCCTTTGGCTGTACTCGCGCAAGCCGCGCCCGACCATGGCGGTTTCCGGCATGTTCGCGCTGTTCTATGGCATCTTCCGCTTCATCGTGGAGTTCGTGCGCGTACCCGACGCCCAGCTCGGCTACATCGCCTTCGGTTGGTTGACCATGGGTCAGTTGCTCTGCGTGCCGATGATTCTCGGCGGCATCTTCCTGATCTGGTGGGCCTACAACCGCAAACCGTCGGCCAAGGCCACCGTCTGA
- a CDS encoding thymidylate synthase, with product MKQYLDLVRDVIENGTLQENRTGIRTISLPGAMLKFDLQKGFPAITTRKLAFKSAIGEMVGFLRGVKNAGEFRELGCKVWDQNANENAQWLANPFRQGHDDLGEIYGVQWRQWPGYKRIPLSNPAAIEMAEKAGFRRIAQDEEDGQAFVILYKAIDQVRQCLDTIANDPGSRRILFHGWNCAQLDEMALPPCHLLYQFHPNVETREISLTLYIRSNDLGLGTPFNLTEGAALLSLFGRLTGYTPRWFTYFIGDAHVYENHLDMLGEQMKREPLAAPKLVISDRVPAFAETGKYEPEWLEKIEPSDFWLEGYEHHAPMTAPMAV from the coding sequence ATGAAACAGTATCTAGATCTGGTCCGTGACGTCATCGAAAACGGCACGCTGCAGGAAAACCGCACCGGTATCCGCACCATCAGCCTGCCGGGAGCGATGCTCAAGTTCGACCTGCAGAAGGGCTTTCCGGCCATCACCACGCGCAAGCTGGCGTTCAAGTCGGCGATCGGCGAGATGGTCGGCTTCCTGCGCGGCGTGAAGAACGCCGGCGAGTTCCGCGAGCTGGGCTGCAAGGTCTGGGACCAGAACGCCAACGAAAATGCCCAGTGGCTGGCCAACCCGTTCCGCCAGGGGCATGACGACCTCGGCGAAATCTACGGCGTGCAATGGCGCCAGTGGCCCGGCTACAAGCGCATCCCGCTGAGCAACCCGGCCGCCATCGAGATGGCCGAGAAGGCCGGCTTCCGACGTATCGCCCAGGACGAGGAGGACGGCCAGGCGTTCGTCATCCTCTACAAGGCCATCGACCAGGTGCGCCAGTGCCTGGACACCATCGCCAACGACCCGGGCAGCCGCCGCATCCTGTTCCACGGTTGGAACTGCGCCCAGCTCGACGAGATGGCCCTGCCGCCGTGCCACCTGCTGTACCAGTTCCACCCGAATGTCGAGACCCGGGAAATCTCCCTGACCCTCTACATCCGCTCCAACGACCTGGGCCTGGGTACGCCGTTCAACCTCACCGAGGGCGCGGCGCTGCTGTCGCTGTTCGGCCGCCTGACCGGCTACACCCCGCGCTGGTTCACCTACTTCATCGGCGATGCCCATGTGTACGAGAACCACCTCGACATGCTGGGCGAGCAGATGAAGCGCGAGCCGCTGGCGGCGCCGAAGCTGGTGATCAGCGACCGCGTGCCGGCGTTCGCCGAGACCGGCAAGTACGAGCCGGAGTGGCTGGAGAAGATCGAGCCAAGCGACTTCTGGCTGGAAGGCTACGAGCACCATGCGCCGATGACGGCGCCGATGGCGGTCTGA
- the cadR gene encoding cadmium resistance transcriptional regulator CadR, which produces MKIGELAKATDCAVETIRYYEREQLLPEPARSDGNYRLYTQAHVERLTFIRNCRTLDMTLDEIRSLLNLRDSPDGSCGSVNALIDEHIEHVQARIDGLVALQAQLVELRQQCNAQGAECAILQQLETNGAVSVPETEHSHVGRSHGH; this is translated from the coding sequence ATGAAGATCGGAGAACTGGCCAAGGCCACCGACTGTGCCGTCGAAACCATCCGCTACTACGAACGTGAACAGCTGCTGCCGGAACCTGCCCGCAGCGACGGTAACTACCGGCTCTACACCCAGGCCCACGTCGAGCGCCTGACCTTCATCCGCAACTGCCGCACCCTGGACATGACCCTCGACGAAATCCGCAGCCTGTTGAACCTGCGCGACAGCCCCGACGGCTCATGCGGCAGCGTCAACGCGCTGATCGACGAGCATATCGAGCATGTGCAGGCGAGGATCGATGGGCTGGTGGCACTGCAGGCACAGCTGGTGGAACTGCGGCAACAGTGCAATGCGCAGGGGGCGGAGTGCGCGATCTTGCAGCAGTTGGAGACGAATGGGGCGGTGTCGGTACCGGAGACCGAGCATTCGCATGTGGGGCGTAGCCACGGGCATTAG
- a CDS encoding heavy metal translocating P-type ATPase encodes MNQPVSPDHKHDHDHGHGPHAHDCCASKAAPALVQLTEKASAQAQLSRFRIEAMDCPTEQTLIQDKLGKLAGVEQLEFNLINRVLGVRHTLEGTTEIERAIDSLGMKAEPLAAEDDGAASAPQASKTRWWPLALSGVAALAAEIVHFSGKAPEWVVAALALAAILGCGLGTYKKGWIALKNRNLNINALMSIAVTGAVLIGQWPEAAMVMVLFTVAELIEARSLDRARNAIGGLMQLAPDMATVQQADGQWREVEVREVVIGARVRVRPGERIGLDGEVVSGQSSVDQAPITGESLPVEKAVGDKLFAGTINQAGAMEYRVTAAAGQSTLARIIKAVEEAQGARAPTQRFVDQFSRIYTPVVFVVALAVAIIPPLFMAGAWFEWIYRALVLLVVACPCALVISTPVTIVSGLAAAARKGILIKGGVYLEGGRKLDFLALDKTGTITHGKPVQTDSKVLDPLFEGRAQALAASLAARSDHPVSGAIALFAKDQDLPLSEVAEFAALAGRGVRGDIEGQTYHLGNHRLVEELGLCSPALEAQLDVLERQGKTVVLLLDRSGPLALFAVADTVKDSSRQAIAELHELGIKTVMLTGDNPHTAQAIAAQVGIDRAEGNLLPADKLASIESLYAQGHRVGMVGDGINDAPALARAEIGFAMAAAGTDTAIETADVALMDDDLRKIPTFVRLSRQSAAILTQNIVLALGIKAIFLAITFAGMATMWMAVFADMGVSLLVVFNGLRLLRK; translated from the coding sequence ATGAACCAGCCTGTCAGCCCCGACCACAAACATGATCACGATCATGGCCACGGGCCCCACGCCCACGACTGCTGCGCCAGCAAAGCCGCCCCGGCTTTGGTGCAACTGACCGAGAAAGCCAGCGCCCAGGCGCAGCTAAGCCGCTTCCGCATCGAGGCCATGGACTGCCCCACCGAGCAGACACTGATCCAGGACAAGCTGGGCAAGCTGGCCGGTGTCGAGCAGCTGGAATTCAACCTGATCAACCGTGTGCTCGGCGTGCGCCATACGCTCGAGGGCACCACGGAGATCGAGCGGGCCATCGATAGCCTGGGCATGAAGGCCGAGCCCTTGGCCGCCGAGGATGATGGCGCCGCCAGCGCGCCCCAGGCCAGCAAGACCCGTTGGTGGCCGCTGGCATTGTCCGGTGTTGCGGCGCTTGCCGCCGAAATCGTGCATTTCTCTGGCAAGGCACCGGAGTGGGTGGTAGCCGCGCTGGCCCTGGCGGCCATCCTCGGTTGCGGTCTGGGTACCTACAAGAAGGGCTGGATCGCCCTGAAGAACCGCAACCTCAACATCAATGCGTTGATGAGCATCGCGGTGACCGGCGCCGTGTTGATCGGCCAGTGGCCGGAAGCGGCCATGGTGATGGTGCTGTTCACCGTTGCCGAATTGATCGAAGCCCGTTCACTGGACCGCGCGCGCAATGCGATCGGAGGGCTGATGCAACTGGCCCCGGACATGGCCACCGTGCAACAGGCCGATGGCCAATGGCGTGAAGTCGAAGTACGCGAGGTGGTCATCGGCGCGCGGGTGCGGGTGCGCCCGGGCGAGCGCATCGGCCTGGACGGTGAGGTGGTCAGTGGCCAGTCCAGCGTCGACCAGGCGCCGATCACCGGTGAAAGCCTGCCGGTCGAGAAGGCGGTCGGCGACAAGCTGTTCGCCGGCACCATCAACCAGGCCGGCGCGATGGAATACCGCGTCACCGCTGCCGCCGGTCAGTCGACCCTGGCCCGCATCATCAAGGCCGTGGAAGAAGCCCAGGGCGCCCGTGCGCCTACTCAACGCTTCGTCGACCAGTTCTCGCGCATCTATACCCCGGTGGTGTTCGTCGTTGCCCTGGCCGTCGCGATCATCCCACCGCTGTTCATGGCCGGCGCTTGGTTCGAATGGATCTACCGTGCCCTGGTGTTGCTGGTGGTGGCCTGCCCGTGCGCACTGGTGATCTCCACCCCGGTGACCATCGTCAGCGGCCTGGCCGCGGCGGCGCGCAAAGGCATCCTGATCAAGGGCGGTGTGTACCTGGAGGGCGGGCGCAAGCTGGACTTCCTGGCCCTGGACAAGACCGGCACCATCACCCACGGCAAGCCAGTGCAGACCGACAGCAAGGTGCTCGACCCACTGTTCGAAGGCCGCGCCCAGGCCCTGGCCGCGAGCCTGGCTGCACGTTCCGACCACCCGGTGTCCGGTGCCATCGCCCTGTTCGCCAAGGACCAGGATCTGCCCCTGAGCGAAGTCGCCGAGTTCGCCGCCCTGGCCGGTCGCGGCGTGCGCGGTGATATAGAGGGCCAGACCTACCACCTGGGCAACCATCGCTTGGTGGAAGAACTCGGCCTGTGCTCCCCGGCCCTTGAAGCCCAGTTGGATGTGCTGGAGCGCCAGGGCAAGACCGTGGTGCTGCTGCTCGACCGCTCCGGCCCTCTGGCGCTGTTCGCCGTGGCCGACACGGTCAAGGACAGCAGCCGCCAGGCCATCGCCGAGCTGCACGAGCTGGGTATCAAGACGGTCATGTTGACCGGCGACAATCCCCACACCGCCCAGGCCATTGCGGCCCAGGTGGGGATCGACCGCGCCGAGGGCAACCTGCTGCCGGCGGACAAGCTCGCCAGCATCGAGAGCCTGTATGCCCAAGGGCATCGCGTCGGCATGGTCGGCGACGGCATCAACGATGCGCCGGCCCTGGCCCGCGCCGAGATCGGTTTTGCCATGGCCGCCGCTGGCACCGACACGGCCATCGAGACCGCCGATGTAGCGCTGATGGACGATGACTTGCGCAAAATACCGACCTTCGTCAGGCTGTCGCGCCAAAGCGCGGCGATCCTCACCCAGAACATCGTGTTGGCCCTGGGGATCAAGGCCATCTTCCTGGCAATCACCTTCGCCGGCATGGCGACGATGTGGATGGCGGTGTTCGCCGACATGGGCGTGAGCTTGCTGGTGGTGTTCAACGGCTTGCGCCTGCTGCGCAAGTAA
- a CDS encoding LysR family transcriptional regulator, which translates to MLSAELKAFYMVARLGSITLAAKKLGLSQPTVTTHIRNLEGQYNVELFYRGGRRLVLSEEGVRLLPMVKALLQQEADIEFELRNSGQAQGSLRIAATAPYYILDLVKIFRERLPQVEVAVDIGNSQQVLEMLEDYRVDIAASSQLLEDARLVRRVLGTDPLVLAVHRNHPLAQRQAVSIEVVAGHCLLMREKGSTTRKLTEQMMQDAGVKAGALLEIGSRESIREAVLRNIGISIIARHEVPHNPELRVLALDDAPVMHEYLYCLKERRQARLPAAFLGVAQEVVGSQF; encoded by the coding sequence ATGCTGAGCGCCGAGCTCAAAGCCTTCTACATGGTGGCCCGCCTGGGCAGCATCACCCTGGCGGCGAAGAAGCTCGGGCTCAGCCAGCCCACGGTAACCACGCACATCCGCAATCTCGAGGGCCAGTACAACGTCGAGCTGTTCTACCGCGGTGGCCGGCGCCTGGTTCTGAGCGAGGAGGGCGTACGCCTGCTGCCGATGGTTAAGGCGCTATTGCAACAGGAAGCCGACATCGAGTTCGAGCTGCGCAACAGCGGCCAGGCCCAGGGCAGCCTGCGCATCGCCGCCACCGCGCCGTACTACATCCTCGATCTGGTGAAGATCTTCCGCGAGCGCTTGCCGCAGGTGGAGGTGGCGGTGGACATCGGCAACTCGCAGCAGGTGCTGGAGATGCTCGAGGATTACCGAGTGGACATCGCCGCCTCGTCGCAATTGCTCGAAGACGCACGCCTGGTGCGCCGGGTGCTGGGCACCGACCCGCTGGTACTGGCGGTGCATCGCAATCATCCCTTGGCGCAACGCCAGGCGGTGTCGATCGAGGTGGTGGCCGGGCATTGCCTGCTGATGCGCGAAAAGGGCTCGACCACCCGCAAGCTCACCGAGCAGATGATGCAGGACGCCGGGGTTAAGGCCGGGGCGCTGCTGGAGATCGGCAGCCGTGAGTCGATCCGCGAGGCGGTGCTGCGCAATATCGGCATCAGCATCATTGCCCGCCATGAGGTGCCGCATAACCCCGAGCTGCGGGTGCTGGCGCTGGACGACGCACCAGTGATGCACGAGTACCTGTACTGCCTGAAAGAGCGGCGCCAGGCGCGGTTGCCGGCGGCGTTCCTGGGGGTGGCGCAGGAAGTGGTGGGTTCGCAGTTCTGA
- a CDS encoding putative 2-aminoethylphosphonate ABC transporter ATP-binding protein — protein MNHVTPGAQMKVRGIHKRFGAFTALNDVSLDIAAGELVCLLGPSGCGKTTLLRCIAGLERQDRGTLYIGDRDISELPPQARDYGILFQSYALFPNLTVEANIAYGLTGSNREASRQRVSEMLELVGLAGSEKKYPGQLSGGQQQRVALARALAPSPSLLLLDEPMSALDARVREHLCTELRQLQRQLGITTLMVTHNQDEAMLMADRIAVMNNGQVEQYATPQEIYDQPATPFVAEFVGQGNWLPFQRSSASHAQVGGMHMRLADNAGAVSSGRLFCRPEAITVNPVVHEENLFPAKVREVTFLGNRCRMSFELEALPGHALLAELAPEAMPRLGSQDIWVALPPQSLQVFA, from the coding sequence ATGAACCACGTCACCCCGGGCGCACAGATGAAAGTGCGCGGCATCCACAAACGCTTCGGTGCCTTCACCGCGCTCAACGACGTGTCCCTGGACATCGCCGCCGGCGAGCTGGTGTGTCTGCTCGGTCCCTCGGGCTGCGGCAAGACCACCCTGCTGCGTTGCATCGCCGGCCTCGAGCGCCAGGACCGCGGCACGCTGTACATCGGCGACCGCGATATCTCCGAGCTGCCGCCCCAGGCCCGTGACTACGGCATCCTGTTCCAGTCCTACGCACTGTTTCCCAACCTCACCGTCGAAGCCAACATCGCCTATGGCCTGACCGGCAGCAACCGCGAGGCATCGCGCCAGCGGGTTAGCGAGATGCTCGAGCTGGTGGGCCTGGCCGGCAGCGAGAAGAAATACCCCGGCCAGCTTTCCGGTGGCCAGCAGCAGCGCGTGGCCCTGGCCCGCGCCTTGGCGCCGTCGCCCTCGCTACTGCTGCTCGACGAGCCCATGTCGGCCCTCGACGCTCGTGTTCGCGAGCATCTGTGTACCGAGCTGCGCCAACTGCAACGCCAGCTGGGCATCACCACGCTGATGGTCACCCACAACCAGGACGAAGCCATGCTGATGGCCGACCGCATCGCCGTGATGAACAACGGCCAGGTCGAGCAGTACGCCACGCCCCAGGAAATCTACGATCAGCCGGCCACGCCGTTCGTCGCCGAGTTCGTCGGCCAGGGCAACTGGCTGCCGTTCCAGCGCAGCAGTGCCAGTCATGCCCAGGTCGGTGGCATGCACATGCGCCTGGCCGACAACGCCGGCGCGGTCAGCAGCGGCCGACTGTTCTGCCGGCCCGAGGCGATCACCGTCAACCCGGTGGTGCATGAGGAAAACCTGTTTCCGGCCAAGGTCCGGGAAGTCACCTTCCTCGGCAACCGTTGCCGCATGAGCTTCGAGCTCGAGGCCCTGCCGGGCCATGCGCTGCTCGCTGAGTTGGCGCCCGAAGCCATGCCGCGCCTGGGTTCGCAGGACATCTGGGTGGCCCTGCCACCGCAGAGCCTGCAGGTGTTTGCCTGA